The following are encoded in a window of Pristis pectinata isolate sPriPec2 chromosome 1, sPriPec2.1.pri, whole genome shotgun sequence genomic DNA:
- the chrm5b gene encoding muscarinic acetylcholine receptor M5b, whose translation MGSDLFRNGSMTGNSSNQEEGQGLLKIVTISTITAIVSFITIIGNILVIVSFKVNSQLKTVNNYFLLSLACADLIIGVFSMNLYASYILIGSWSLGNLTCDLWLALDYVASNASVMNLLLISFDRYFSITRPLTYRAKRTPKRAGIMIGLAWLISFILWAPAILCWQYLVGKRTVPSNECQIQFLSVPAITFGTAIAAFYIPVSVMTILYCRIYKETERRTKDLAELQATNLASEDEVVVSKRTLLTSCFGCVGHKLSRRERSQVSWSSNRSTTVTLRSTHTQNATDEWLKRDNIDSFENYPMSEEDERLTPRSASSVSQGQNQNSEYPGEDDTNVSLEEPPAINNYENQNYLVTPVKKQKDKKHISYKGNKVAVKNGSSSSTSDTSNGCTEIKVTPRQSTEPEVPYMRNMDQNLKLQITKRKRLVLIKEKKAAQTLSAILLAFIITWTPYNIMVLVSTFCSYCIPTSLWHLGYWLCYVNSTVNPMCYALCNKTFRTTFKMLLLFQWKRK comes from the coding sequence ATGGGATCAGATCTCTTCAGGAATGGATCTATGACTGGTAACAGCTCCAATCAAGAGGAAGGACAGGGCCTTTTGAAAATAGTAACAATTTCCACTATTACTGCTATTGTAAGCTTTATAACAATAATAGGTAATATTTTAGTCATTGTGTCATTCAAAGTGAACAGCCAGCTAAAGACGGTGAATAATTATTTCCTGTTAAGTCTGGCCTGTGCTGATCTTATAATTGGAGTGTTTTCAATGAATCTCTATGCTTCTTATATACTGATAGGTTCCTGGTCACTGGGAAATTTGACGTGTGATTTATGGCTCGCACTGGATTACGTGGCCAGTAATGCCTCAGTCATGAATTTGCTCCTTATAAGCTTCGACAGGTATTTCTCAATCACACGGCCTTTAACCTACAGGGCTAAACGTACTCCCAAAAGGGCTGGTATCATGATTGGGCTTGCATGGTTGATATCCTTTATATTGTGGGCCCCTGCAATTTTATGCTGGCAATACCTGGTTGGAAAAAGAACAGTTCCTTCAAATGAATGTCAGATACAATTTTTGTCTGTACCTGCTATTACCTTTGGTACGGCAATAGCTGCTTTCTACATCCCTGTGTCAGTCATGACAATATTGTACTGTCGCATCTATAAAGAGACTGAGAGACGGACTAAGGATCTGGCGGAACTGCAAGCAACAAATCTCGCCTCTGAAGACGAAGTTGTTGTCTCCAAAAGGACTCTGCTAACATCCTGCTTTGGATGTGTCGGCCACAAGCTCTCACGCAGGGAAAGATCCCAAGTATCATGGTCTTCAAATAGAAGCACGACGGTAACTCTaagatccacacacacacagaacgcCACAGATGAATGGTTAAAACGTGACAACATAGATTCTTTCGAAAACTACCCCATGTCGGAAGAAGATGAAAGGCTCACTCCTAGATCTGCCTCTTCGGTGTCTCAAGGGCAGAATCAGAACTCTGAATACCCCGGGGAGGATGACACAAATGTGTCCTTGGAAGAGCCTCCTGCAATAAAtaattatgaaaatcaaaactatTTGGTGACCCCCGTGAAAAAACAGAAGGATAAAAAGCACATCTCTTACAAAGGTAATAAAGTAGCCGTCAAAAATGGCAGCTCTTCATCAACCTCAGACACAAGTAATGGTTGCACAGAAATAAAAGTAACACCCCGCCAATCCACCGAGCCAGAAGTTCCATACATGAGAAACATGGATCAAAATCTTAAATTGCAGATCACCAAGAGAAAACGGTTGGTTTTGATTAAAGAAAAAAAGGCAGCACAGACACTTAGTGCCATTCTACTGGCTTTCATTATCACATGGACACCGTACAATATTATGGTGTTAGTCTCAACGTTCTGTTCATACTGTATCCCAACGTCATTGTGGCATCTGGGATACTGGCTGTGTTATGTTAACAGCACAGTCAACCCCATGTGCTACGCTCTGTGTAACAAAACCTTCCGTACGACTTTCAAGATGCTGTTATTATTTCAGTGGAAGCGGAAGTGA